In Helianthus annuus cultivar XRQ/B chromosome 8, HanXRQr2.0-SUNRISE, whole genome shotgun sequence, a single genomic region encodes these proteins:
- the LOC118480998 gene encoding uncharacterized protein LOC118480998, translated as MDPFNNPDNPNTLNNPNTPNNPTQPNVFSVPGYYPTLEPNQFSEYSSNAFASFQHSPNQFAQISQNQALQQMMMRGAWNFPPVQPQPIPTPPVQPQPIPTQSEPKDDVEIVPETQPPKGKGKLNKGKQVVGDQPSKPKATKWTPIEEEALAKAFIGTSDNPAKGNNQSGEGFWSKVLAKFLVFMDQGPYRDVDSVSLKWRKMNSSINRFCEEFNKLYTSDRRSGWNDEDVFKMALEKYKDKNGNTNFPHVRAWMVVKDEPKYRPIPNEVAMAKRQKTSETGSFSAGGSDSRCHINLNDDADFDEEEYNVREPERPTGRDKSKKERAKGKEKEKVDPNMVEFMERLKMYNDVTAQKTKAKERGVEEKSRASEEKLREKVRLANEKIRISDEKIRLKEWEIISMNVEDEPEPKRSIYLLSINQTTKDVNDLQKLRLA; from the exons atGGATCCGTTCAACAACCCGGACAACCCGAACACTCTGAACAACCCGAATACTCCCAACAATCCGACCCAACCTAATGTTTTCTCGGTTCCGGGATATTATCCGACGCTAGAACCGAATCAATTCTCGGAATATTCATCGAACGCGTTTGCTTCATTCCAACACTCGCCAAACCAATTCGCTCAAATCTCCCAAAATCAAGCCCTTCAACAAATGATGATGCGGGGTGCTTGGAACTTCCCACCCGTTCAACCTCAACCGATCCCCACACCACCCGTTCAACCTCAACCGATCCCGACCCAATCCGAACCCAAAGACGATGTGGAGATTGTTCCTGAAACCCAACCGCCTAAAGGGAAAGGAAAACTAAACAAAGGCAAGCAAGTGGTGGGTGATCAACCGTCGAAACCGAAGGCGACCAAGTGGACACCAATCGAAGAAGAAGCCTTAGCCAAGGCTTTCATTGGCACTTCTGACAACCCGGCAAAAG gTAATAACCAATCGGGTGAGGGGTTTTGGTCCAAGGTATTGGCCAAGTTTCTCGTCTTTATGGACCAAGGCCCGTATCGAGATGTCGACTCGGTCTCCTTAAAGTGGCGGAAAATGAACTCGTCCATCAATAGGTTTTGCGAGGAATTTAATAAATTATATACAAGTGACCGTCGTAGCGGGTGGAACGACGAGGATGTGTTCAAAATGGCGTTGGAAAAGTATAAGGACAAGAATGGTAATACCAACTTTCCTCACGTTCGCGCGTGGATGGTTGTAAAAGACGAACCAAAATATAGGCCTATTCCCAACGAGGTGGCGATggcgaaacgccaaaaaacatcgGAAACGGGTAGTTTTAGTGCCGGTGGATCGGACTCGAGGTgtcacataaacttaaatgatGACGCCGACTTTGACGAAGAGGAGTACAACGTACGTGAACCGGAGCGTCCAACGGGCCGAGACAAATCAAAGAAGGAGCGGGCCaagggaaaagaaaaggaaaaggtggaCCCGAACATGGTTGAGTTTATGGAACGCCTAAAAATGTACAATGACGTCACGGCCCAAAAGACGAAGGCGAAGGAGCGGGGCGTCGAAGAAAAAAGTCGTGCATCGGAAGAAAAGTTACGTGAGAAGGTCCGATTGGCGAATGAGAAAATCCGAATTTCCGATGAAAAAATTCGGCTCAAGGAATGGGAAATAATATCGATGAATGTCGAGGACGAACCCGAGCcgaaacgttcgat ctatttactaagtatAAATCAAACTACAAAAGACgtaaacgacttacagaagcttaggcttgcttag